The window TATATCCATGACAACATTAGATCACCGTTTACAACTGAAAAAGAAAGATTGTGAATTTCTTTTAttccaaaaataaacaagacGGGTAACAAACCTGCATTGGAGAATCATTCAAAGTTATTTTAGCAGGAAGAATTGATTTTCATAGTCAATGAGAATCAATATACTCTCCATCACCATAAGAAACCACACCACAGGTTATATTGGCACCAGACTTAACAGAAAATGGCAAATAATTATCACCAAAGAGGCAAACTAGGTAATTGCATTAATTGGGTAAATGATTTTATGTGCACAATCAGCAGAATATAAAAATAGATCTCTAGTGACCTGCAGAAAGTCTTGCTTTAAGAAGCTGTTCGAGGCTGCAGAGAGATGAAAAAGACCTGAGTAGCAAAGAAAGACGATCCATTAAAGAGTACAAATCATCCCGTCaccattcacacattcacacattcacgTGGAACCTTGGTCTGGATGATCAGCTCCAGGTGGGATCATACTTGGTCCACCCTGGGGGCGGGGCCAAGTAGATTCTGCGCCCTCTGGAGATGAAAGTGACCACCCCTCTGTACCCGGTCCTCGGGACGCCAGACTTCAAGTCGTCCATGACCCCCAGGTTCCTGGCCAGCACTTTGAAGCTGTCCTTCTTGGAGTACTGAAGGCGGACGGGCCCCGAACCTTTGGGCTGGCCCTGCTTCACGTCTTCATAGGTCACCAGGGGGGCGCCGTAGACCTCCTTCTCGAAACGCTCCCTGTACGTCTCCTCCTGCAAGTAGCTCAGGTCCAACTCGGTGAAAGGCACAAACTTGTCATTCAGCTTGATGTATCGCAGGTACTTGTCGTAAAACTGGCCCAGGCTCACGCCTTTCCGGCCGAAGGTCAGAGTTCGCGAGACCTCGGGCCGTATGCAGGCGCGGCCGCGGCGCTGCTCCGGCTGGCGCATCCAGTCGTCCCAGAAGGCCGCGGGCCACTTGggctccagctcctcccacaGCTCCCTGAGGAGCATCCACCCGAGCCCGGGGAAGAAGTCCGTCCGGTAGAGCAGGTCCGCCCGGCCCGGGTCCACGTAGCCGTCCCGGCCGTTGTCGTTCCAGGCCGACACGCACCACAGGCTGGGGTCGGACCTCAGCGCGGGCAGCAGGGCTTGGAAGTACTCGAAGAAGTCTGGCGCCACCTGGAGCAGAAGATGAACAGTTATGTTGAGTTAAGCGACCCGAAGAGCGGCTTTGGAATCTGGTGCCAAGCCGGCGACGCCAGTTCACCTCGAGGTCATCCTCCACGATGACGACGGAGGAGTGGGACAGCGTCTTGAACACCTGGTTGAGGGCCCAGCGGTAATGCCGGGAGATTTTGTAGTACCCCTGAAACTTCTTGTGTTCCGGTCGCACCGCCACGTCCGCCAGGTCCGGCTGCTTCAGGTGGATCACCTGAGCGCCGTAGGACCGGATGGCCTCGGCGGTCTCGGCGTGCCCGCAGTCCTGGCTCACGATGATGGGGAAGAGCTCGGCGGACGGacgcagctccagcagcttgtCCAAGCAGCGCCGCACCGTGACCCGGTTGCAGGCGATCACCAGGATGGGGACGACGGgccggccgggggggggcggcggcggcgccttcGGCTCCCGCAGCGACTGCTGCTTCTTGATCTGCAGCAGGATGTTTCTCTGCAGCTCGAGCTCCTTCTCGAAGGTGTCGGCCATCCGCATCACGTCTCCCACCACGTCGTCGCTGTCGGTGGGACCGTCGGCCGCGGCCCCCCGCTCTCGGCCGGGCTCGCCCGGCTGGCCGGGGGCCGGGGGCCGCCCCCACAGCAGGAGCACCAGTACGGCGTTCCAGGTCACGAACAGGAACGTGCCGCAGAAGATGAGAGAGCCTCTCTTGCGGAGCATGGCCCAGGATctctgagggaggggggcggaggaggaggaggaggagggggagtagagggggggcgggggctgaaCGGTAGGGGGTGGCTCTTCTTACAGACGATACGAAATGACGGGGGCAGCCGGTGTTTCATCACAGGTGTGGCCCCAGGCGTTTTTGGCTCACTGCAAGGTCGGGAGAAAAAACACGAGTGACACCAAACTGTGAGGtgggggcggaggtggaggggaaggtgggggtCATGTGACCGAGGACAGGAGTCATCTTCGGGTTCTGGCGGAGCCTCCACCTTCAATGTCCTCTCGCTTCTGAAACAAATGAGAACACAATGTACTTTTAGTCCAACAAAAAGGTAACAATAGTGGCAACAAACGTGTTTGACAAAGACAGAAGAAGAGTTCCAACCAGGAAGTGCCTGTCGGCTCGCGTGCGTTCGGCCGGAAGTTGTTCCACATGAGACGGGCTGATGGATCAGAGCCTGGTCGATTCTTTCCCGTGATTCTCACCTGTGGCTGGCGGGCTAAACACGCCCCCCCGCTCCGCGCGCGGCCCGAGACCCCCTCCGCGAAGGAGCGCGCGGCGCTTTCATCCCGCGTCACTCCGGCAGCTCGCACCGAACACGCCGCGAGGAGGAGCGTGTGGAAGcgagtcctcccccccccccctcacagcgaGCCTCCCTCTCGTGCCCGGTTCCTCCCGGTGACAACCGGCGACGTGGAGCCGACGGGAGCCCAGGGGACTGGTTCCGTGCCGGCGGGGGGAGTCTCCTCTTCTTGATTTTCCTcggctacaaaaaaaaagcaactttgGTCCagctctgttttttcttctgcttccttccaaggctggaggagcaggacgTAACAGCAACACGACGACTTCCTGGGCAGAGAGCAGTCAGGGGAAGTCCCGCCCCCAGCTGTCAACTTGAGGGATGACGTCACACCGACGTTGGAGCGgctcttttacattacattacattacataacacaagtacaattttttatttatatatatgcataCTTCTGCTGCCATAATTATGCTTCAAATATATAGATAAATGAGctaaacttaaataaaattACGACACGTTTTTACTACACTAAACTGCGAAAtgaaaaatattgatttttttttgtctacagcgcttataatggcacttttctataacatgttttgaaactgcttatttgatgaaaattgtactttcttgttacttgttcttctgagtttgtatctctatgtggaaatgcacttattgtacgtcgctttggataaaagcgtcagctaaatgacatgtaatgtaataacaatgtgTCATATTTCATATGCTGATCTTATTTATTGAATTGACCACCcgtgaaaaaatgtaaaaagcaacATAAAATACTAATAGTGTTGATTGTAAACTCGTTAAATTCACGCCGGACCTACAGAACAATTGGATCCTGCGTGATACACAACAAAGGGAATAAGAATGTGTTTGTAGCTGTGTGAGCTCTTTATTATTTGTGCATCAGTGTGTCAGGTTGTATCGATTTACTCAAATAACTGATTACTTTCAAGAAAGTACCACATGGGTTTCAGTATCACTGGCAGTACAGCTGCTTTACATTAACTAGGGAAATgactggggtggggggggggggggggggggtccagtgcgGCCCACCGGatgagtgtgaaaatgaatataatatacCAAAGAACCATTTAATATCCCAAAGAACCATATAAaaacacttatatatatatatataagatgtAACACGGTTCAGTGTGTTTCCTCAGGGACGTGTCAGTGTCACCTTGACCAAAGACGGGGAAATGACCTTTGACACCTGATGAAGAAGGTTCTCTTTTCACCAGTTACAGGTGGTGTGATAATAGCTTCTGCATTGACATAAAGGTTTATCAATAAATCATTTATTCTGTTCATCATTGTTGTGTTTCTATCCTCCCGCATCCGCAGAAACCTCCCAGAAGACCTAAAACAGTATGATGCCTTTCATAAAGGTGCTGAGCCTGAACAGAGATGGAAGGTCAGAGGGAGACCAACATTTTATTGGAATCGAGCTTTTCGACACACGCACAAAGAAACTTGCCCGCTCAGCACTTCCAAGGACGTCACGCCGTGCCTCTGTGACATGTCGCTCTCTTTCTGTCACTCATTCCGCATCGCCGGCATCTAAAAGCtgcgtaaacacacacagacactcggGCTGTGGGATCGTCAGCCTTGAACTCAGAGCTTTGGATGTGTGTGGAAGTCTCAATTTAAGGTTTAAATGGAAACTGCTGTCACTTTAAACTCTTCAACACTTCAATTCCACCCCaacttttcaattcatttttatggTGAAAGAAAAGCCAACAAAACGAAACTCTAAGCGGTCCTTAATGTCACATGACCAATAAtatacaaagacacaaagtaCCTTGACATTTTACTGTCAATACttttaatgcaaaacattttgttcattGTTTGACTGCTTGTAAAGTAAAATAATGTCCTCAGCAGACTTCTGTTTCAGGTCCTCAAAGGTTCCACCTCAGTCCAAGCAGTCACTTAGTCCTAAAAGTACATTTGCTTAAGGAGTGGATtagaggtgtgtgggggggggggggtctcaggtGGGAAAAAGTCTCTATCTCATCTCATGTGCAATTCAACATATTAACTGCGTAACTTAACTTACTTATAACTAATAACCTTCCAGATTTGGCACTTTTTAGGATTTGTAACCCAAATATAAAAATAGTGATGGCGGCATGTTTTGTTTACTCAGAAGTTCCTCTTGAGTCGGGTTTATTTCAGCAACAGAGAACTTGTACAATACAAAGACAACTCTGTATGGAGCTTGATTTGCAAAGTGATAAACAAGTGaataaatttgtttttaaatgttaaacgaGGCACATTGAAttccacatttgtttttaaaacgaGCTGAAGAATCATGTGACTCTTGTTGTGGTCGTTCATGTTTTCATGATGTCGTCAAACAGGTCAGCCGAGCAGCACAGAGGTGTGGCTGGGTGGAAATTCcagattcacccccccccctcctctactgTCTGTTTACACCACCTGAGGGTATCAGGTGCCAGAAGACATGCCGGTTCTGTTTTCACTCAATAGAGGACAAATGGACAGGAAGTCTGTCTTGTGTTTTTGAAGTACGGACCAATGGGCCTCCAGAGCCTCTAAGCATTGTGTTAATGAGACAA is drawn from Pungitius pungitius chromosome 11, fPunPun2.1, whole genome shotgun sequence and contains these coding sequences:
- the mgat1a gene encoding alpha-1,3-mannosyl-glycoprotein 2-beta-N-acetylglucosaminyltransferase a; its protein translation is MLRKRGSLIFCGTFLFVTWNAVLVLLLWGRPPAPGQPGEPGRERGAAADGPTDSDDVVGDVMRMADTFEKELELQRNILLQIKKQQSLREPKAPPPPPPGRPVVPILVIACNRVTVRRCLDKLLELRPSAELFPIIVSQDCGHAETAEAIRSYGAQVIHLKQPDLADVAVRPEHKKFQGYYKISRHYRWALNQVFKTLSHSSVVIVEDDLEVAPDFFEYFQALLPALRSDPSLWCVSAWNDNGRDGYVDPGRADLLYRTDFFPGLGWMLLRELWEELEPKWPAAFWDDWMRQPEQRRGRACIRPEVSRTLTFGRKGVSLGQFYDKYLRYIKLNDKFVPFTELDLSYLQEETYRERFEKEVYGAPLVTYEDVKQGQPKGSGPVRLQYSKKDSFKVLARNLGVMDDLKSGVPRTGYRGVVTFISRGRRIYLAPPPGWTKYDPTWS